One Loxodonta africana isolate mLoxAfr1 chromosome 4, mLoxAfr1.hap2, whole genome shotgun sequence genomic region harbors:
- the ETFRF1 gene encoding electron transfer flavoprotein regulatory factor 1 translates to MKMANSLRGEVMNLYKNLLYLGKDYPKGEDYFKRRLKSVFLKNKDVKDPEKIKELIGRGEFVMKELEALYFLRKYRAMKQRYYSDVNKTN, encoded by the exons ATGAAAATGGCCAATTCTTTAAGAGGAGAAGTAATGAATCTTTATAAAAAT CTGCTGTATCTTGGGAAAGACTATCCAAAAGGAGAAGACTATTTTAAAAGGCGTCTGAAGAGTGttttccttaaaaacaaagatgtgaagGACCCAGAGAAGATCAAAGAACTTATTGGACGAGGCGAATTTGTCATGAAAGAGCTAGAAGCCTTATACTTTCTTAGGAAATACAGAGCTATGAAACAACGCTATTATTCAGATGTCAACAAAACTAACTAA